The following are from one region of the Paenibacillus sabinae T27 genome:
- a CDS encoding DUF4097 family beta strand repeat-containing protein, with amino-acid sequence MKNDSRTALSMNEREPLPITERGGKRSGREEESGGAEVIPPRTKRQPAKRKFIAGLLSAVIPGAGHFYVGLVRKGISLLFVIALDIAALLYFSSIGMQINVPLLILLALFIPVVYFYNVYDALQSADRIVRLRKMAVPPEFYTQSVQARRRRSISEPDISFGLLLLVGGILLFLFRQRPPWLRYFIEHHAGAAIGILLIAGGVLFAAREMGIKFMSRQGDRRERRVGRFTASFLLAGVGIILFRDWLKGTDDMLLLLKWWPAVPVIWGVEYLLGCMLARRPRRAGTGPRFRLDLRGLLLAIVLGASVFIVSEQEHYLHLWNKVSLNLTAAAVDYGEAKGSKFQKPVVTVPVELQSAKLTVDAINGDIVVHRSPIDDIEVNATVWVDQLDGARAEAVSDQSFIEVTEGAAIKLSTKGKAYGESGKRQPRMDLDIAVPDSRRFNLDITTMNGGITLQNTEAIQDIHLETGNGPIILHKVFGNIVGKTHNGEVRVREIQGDVDLSTSGGDMQAWDVAGRLKLSTAVGNIRAQRSGADIDVSTKNGNVEVNEARTALNAQTLNGIIDIRSPYVQGDWDIYSAAGDIHLFLPTEGNYSIKGSSGYGDIVTDFTELDIDKKTVSGKVGTGEFKVNVEGNSNLNVRKN; translated from the coding sequence ATGAAAAATGATTCGCGTACAGCGTTGTCGATGAATGAACGGGAGCCTTTACCCATAACGGAACGGGGCGGCAAGCGGTCTGGGCGGGAGGAAGAGAGCGGCGGAGCGGAAGTCATTCCTCCCCGGACAAAGCGGCAGCCAGCCAAGCGCAAATTCATAGCCGGCCTGCTGTCGGCTGTAATTCCCGGGGCCGGTCATTTCTATGTGGGCCTTGTCCGGAAAGGGATATCCTTACTGTTTGTGATTGCCTTGGACATTGCGGCGCTGCTGTATTTCTCTTCCATCGGCATGCAGATCAATGTACCGCTTTTGATTTTGCTGGCCCTGTTTATTCCCGTTGTCTATTTCTATAATGTATACGATGCCCTCCAATCGGCGGACCGGATTGTTCGTCTCCGGAAAATGGCCGTGCCCCCGGAGTTCTATACACAATCCGTTCAGGCGCGGCGCCGGCGTTCGATCAGCGAACCGGATATTTCATTCGGCCTGCTCCTGCTGGTCGGCGGAATCCTGCTGTTCCTTTTTCGGCAAAGACCGCCATGGCTTCGGTATTTTATTGAGCATCATGCCGGTGCGGCCATAGGCATACTCTTGATCGCCGGTGGAGTGCTTTTTGCGGCAAGAGAAATGGGCATTAAGTTCATGTCTAGGCAAGGAGACCGGAGAGAACGCCGGGTAGGCCGCTTTACCGCCTCTTTCCTGCTGGCTGGAGTCGGCATTATCCTGTTTCGGGATTGGCTGAAGGGAACCGACGATATGCTGCTGCTGCTGAAATGGTGGCCGGCCGTTCCCGTGATCTGGGGCGTGGAATATTTGCTTGGCTGCATGTTGGCTCGGCGGCCCCGAAGAGCGGGGACCGGTCCGAGATTCCGTCTGGATCTCCGCGGCCTTCTGCTTGCGATTGTGCTTGGCGCCAGCGTGTTTATTGTCTCGGAGCAGGAGCATTATCTTCATCTGTGGAACAAGGTCAGTCTCAATTTAACGGCGGCCGCCGTCGATTATGGGGAGGCCAAGGGCAGCAAATTTCAGAAGCCCGTTGTAACGGTGCCGGTGGAGCTGCAGTCTGCCAAGCTGACCGTTGACGCCATTAACGGGGACATTGTCGTACACCGGAGTCCCATTGATGATATTGAAGTGAACGCCACCGTATGGGTCGACCAGCTGGACGGAGCAAGAGCGGAAGCGGTATCGGACCAGTCGTTCATTGAAGTTACCGAAGGAGCTGCCATCAAGCTTTCGACTAAGGGCAAGGCCTACGGTGAATCGGGCAAGCGCCAGCCGCGAATGGATTTGGATATCGCCGTTCCGGACAGCCGCCGTTTCAATCTGGACATCACGACCATGAACGGCGGCATCACGCTGCAAAATACGGAAGCGATCCAAGACATCCATCTTGAAACCGGCAACGGACCGATTATTTTGCACAAGGTTTTCGGTAATATCGTAGGAAAGACCCACAATGGGGAAGTGAGGGTCAGAGAAATCCAGGGAGATGTGGACCTGTCCACGAGCGGCGGCGATATGCAGGCTTGGGATGTTGCGGGAAGGCTGAAGCTCTCAACGGCTGTCGGCAATATCCGCGCCCAGCGCAGCGGGGCCGATATCGACGTCTCCACCAAGAACGGCAATGTCGAAGTGAATGAAGCAAGAACGGCTTTGAACGCGCAGACTCTTAATGGAATCATCGATATCCGCTCTCCTTATGTCCAAGGGGACTGGGATATTTACAGCGCCGCTGGCGATATTCATCTGTTTTTGCCGACAGAAGGGAATTATTCCATTAAAGGTTCCAGCGGCTACGGAGATATCGTTACGGACTTCACTGAACTGGATATCGACAAAAAAACAGTCTCCGGCAAAGTTGGCACAGGCGAGTTCAAGGTGAACGTCGAGGGAAACAGCAACCTAAATG
- a CDS encoding GNAT family N-acetyltransferase, with product MTKIVKLDLQDKDTLGSLWSLQHKAYRLEAELIGFHSIPPLLETRDTLRSCGEDFYGCVSEDGELSGAVATEEEHPESLTITRMMVSPDHFRQGIAGRLLEYVFALYPDKERFIVSTGKKNMPAVSLYTKHGFVPVSSAEVAPGVELIEFNRSGKR from the coding sequence ATGACCAAAATCGTGAAACTGGACCTGCAGGACAAAGATACTCTGGGAAGTCTGTGGAGCCTTCAGCATAAGGCCTATCGCCTGGAGGCGGAGTTGATCGGGTTTCATTCTATACCTCCGCTGCTGGAGACACGGGATACGTTAAGAAGCTGCGGCGAGGATTTTTACGGCTGCGTCAGTGAAGACGGCGAATTGTCCGGTGCCGTGGCCACGGAAGAAGAACACCCCGAGAGCCTGACGATTACACGGATGATGGTGAGTCCGGATCATTTTCGCCAAGGAATTGCCGGGCGGCTGCTCGAGTATGTATTCGCTCTTTATCCGGATAAGGAGCGTTTTATCGTGTCTACGGGCAAAAAGAATATGCCGGCCGTTTCTTTATACACCAAGCATGGCTTTGTTCCCGTTTCATCCGCGGAAGTGGCTCCCGGCGTCGAATTGATCGAATTTAACCGGAGCGGTAAACGTTGA
- the gatB gene encoding Asp-tRNA(Asn)/Glu-tRNA(Gln) amidotransferase subunit GatB: protein MSSSKYETVIGLEVHVELHTKSKIFCGCSTEFGAPPNTQTCPVCLGHPGVLPVLNRQAVNYAIKAAMALNCTISDVSKFDRKNYFYPDLPKAYQISQFDQPIGLNGWIDIEVNGETKRIGITRLHLEEDASKLTHVDGGFGTLVDFNRGGTPLIEIVSEPDLRSPEEARAYLEKMRAIIQYCDVSDVKMEEGSMRCDANISLRPVGQKEFGIRAELKNMNSFRGVQRGLEYEEFRQADILDGGGEVVQETRRWDDAQGKTFSMRGKEEAHDYRYFPDPDLIVLHIDDAWKEAIRSSIPELPDARRVRYSEEFGLPAYDAGVLTASKPIADFFEGSLNFTSDAKAVANWIMGDLLAYLNGNNLELSEVKITPQGLGEMIGLIEKGTISSKIAKTVFKEMIESGKLPAKIVEEKGLVQISDEGAIKGIVEAVVAANPQSVEDYKAGKQKAIGFLVGQVMKESKGKANPGLVNKLLTEVLNS from the coding sequence ATGTCATCATCCAAGTATGAAACAGTTATTGGACTGGAGGTTCACGTCGAGCTTCATACCAAGTCCAAAATTTTCTGCGGCTGCTCCACGGAGTTCGGCGCACCGCCAAATACGCAAACCTGTCCCGTCTGCCTGGGACATCCCGGGGTGCTGCCCGTGCTGAACCGCCAGGCGGTAAACTATGCGATAAAAGCCGCAATGGCGCTGAACTGCACGATCAGCGATGTCAGCAAGTTTGACCGCAAGAACTATTTCTATCCCGACTTGCCAAAGGCTTACCAGATTTCGCAGTTTGACCAGCCGATCGGCCTGAACGGATGGATCGATATCGAAGTGAACGGTGAAACGAAGCGAATTGGTATTACCCGGCTTCATCTGGAAGAGGATGCCAGCAAGCTTACACATGTAGACGGCGGATTCGGCACGCTCGTCGACTTTAACCGGGGAGGAACTCCGCTGATTGAAATCGTCTCCGAGCCGGATTTGCGCTCCCCTGAAGAAGCCCGCGCTTATCTGGAGAAGATGCGGGCGATTATACAGTACTGCGACGTATCCGACGTCAAGATGGAAGAAGGATCCATGCGCTGCGATGCGAACATCAGCCTGCGGCCCGTGGGCCAGAAGGAATTCGGCATCCGCGCCGAGCTGAAGAACATGAACTCCTTCCGCGGCGTGCAGCGCGGTCTGGAGTATGAGGAGTTCCGCCAAGCGGATATTCTCGATGGAGGCGGCGAAGTCGTGCAGGAGACCCGCCGCTGGGATGACGCCCAGGGCAAGACTTTTTCCATGCGGGGCAAGGAAGAAGCCCATGACTACCGGTATTTTCCCGATCCGGACCTGATTGTGCTGCATATTGATGATGCTTGGAAGGAAGCCATCCGTTCTTCCATTCCCGAGCTTCCGGATGCGCGGCGGGTCCGCTACAGTGAAGAATTCGGTCTGCCCGCATACGACGCAGGGGTACTCACCGCATCCAAGCCAATTGCCGATTTCTTTGAGGGAAGCTTGAATTTCACCAGCGATGCCAAAGCCGTCGCCAACTGGATTATGGGCGATCTGCTCGCCTATCTGAACGGAAACAATTTGGAGCTGTCTGAGGTGAAGATCACGCCGCAGGGGCTTGGCGAGATGATCGGATTGATCGAGAAGGGCACCATCAGCAGCAAAATTGCCAAAACGGTGTTCAAAGAGATGATTGAATCCGGAAAGCTTCCGGCGAAGATTGTGGAAGAGAAGGGGCTTGTGCAGATCAGCGACGAAGGAGCGATCAAGGGGATTGTGGAAGCGGTCGTTGCGGCCAACCCGCAATCGGTCGAGGACTATAAGGCCGGCAAACAGAAAGCAATCGGCTTCCTGGTCGGACAAGTCATGAAAGAAAGCAAAGGCAAGGCCAATCCGGGGCTTGTCAACAAGCTTCTGACAGAAGTATTGAACAGCTAA
- the gatA gene encoding Asp-tRNA(Asn)/Glu-tRNA(Gln) amidotransferase subunit GatA: MSLFQYRLSELHNMLHAAQISASELTEESLSAIARVDGDVHAFLTLDEEGARAAARGLDDKLATGAARGLLFGLPAGIKDNIVTKGLRTTCASRFLDNYQPIYDATVAVKLRQADAVTIGKLNMDEFAMGGSNENSAYGAVRNPWDLERVPGGSSGGSAAAVAAGEVFFALGSDTGGSIRQPASYCGVVGLKPTYGLVSRYGLVAFASSLDQIGPLTRTVEDSAYVLQAIAGYDAQDSTSAKVDIPDYLSALTGDIKDLRIAVPKEYLGEGVDASVRETVLAALKVLEDLGAIWEEVSLPHTEYAVATYYLLASSEASSNLARFDGVRYGVRVDDGGGLVDLYHNSRSRGFGPEVKRRIMLGTYALSSGYYDAYYLKAQKVRTLIKQDFDEVFKKYDVVIGPTAPTTAFKLGSQTEDPLTMYLNDILTIPVNLAGIPAVSIPCGFAEGMPVGLQIIGKEFDESTVLRVAHAYEQHTDHHKQRPQL; encoded by the coding sequence TTGAGCTTGTTTCAATATCGGTTATCCGAATTACATAATATGCTGCATGCCGCCCAAATCTCGGCCAGTGAGCTGACCGAGGAATCGCTGTCGGCCATCGCGCGGGTGGATGGCGATGTGCACGCTTTCCTGACGCTTGATGAAGAAGGCGCACGCGCGGCTGCCCGAGGGCTGGACGACAAGCTGGCCACTGGAGCGGCCAGAGGCTTGCTGTTCGGGCTGCCTGCGGGCATCAAGGACAACATTGTGACCAAAGGTCTGCGCACGACTTGCGCCAGCCGTTTCCTGGACAATTATCAGCCGATTTACGACGCGACCGTTGCCGTTAAGCTTCGCCAGGCGGACGCCGTGACGATCGGCAAACTCAATATGGACGAGTTCGCCATGGGCGGCTCGAACGAGAACTCCGCTTATGGAGCGGTCCGCAATCCTTGGGATCTGGAACGCGTTCCGGGCGGTTCCAGTGGCGGCTCTGCGGCGGCGGTGGCTGCGGGCGAGGTGTTTTTTGCGCTCGGCTCCGACACCGGCGGATCGATCCGCCAGCCCGCTTCGTACTGCGGCGTTGTCGGTCTGAAGCCGACCTACGGCCTCGTTTCCCGCTATGGCCTTGTGGCGTTTGCGTCCTCGCTCGACCAGATCGGGCCGCTGACGCGGACCGTTGAGGACTCCGCCTATGTGCTGCAAGCGATTGCCGGTTATGACGCCCAGGACTCCACGTCCGCCAAGGTCGACATTCCCGACTATTTGAGCGCCCTCACCGGCGACATCAAGGACCTGCGCATTGCCGTGCCGAAGGAATACCTCGGCGAAGGCGTCGATGCCTCCGTCCGCGAGACGGTGCTGGCCGCGCTGAAGGTGCTGGAAGACCTCGGTGCCATCTGGGAAGAGGTTTCCCTGCCGCATACCGAATATGCGGTAGCGACGTATTATCTGCTTGCTTCCTCGGAGGCTTCCTCCAATCTGGCCCGCTTCGACGGCGTCCGCTACGGCGTGCGTGTCGATGATGGAGGCGGGCTGGTCGATTTGTATCATAATTCGCGTAGCCGCGGTTTCGGACCGGAAGTCAAGCGCCGGATTATGCTTGGAACGTATGCGCTAAGCTCAGGCTATTACGATGCCTATTATTTGAAGGCGCAAAAAGTACGTACGTTGATCAAGCAGGATTTTGACGAAGTCTTTAAGAAGTACGATGTGGTCATCGGACCGACTGCGCCTACAACGGCGTTCAAGCTCGGCTCCCAGACGGAGGACCCGCTTACGATGTACTTGAACGATATTTTGACCATTCCGGTCAATCTTGCCGGCATTCCGGCGGTCAGCATTCCTTGCGGTTTTGCCGAAGGAATGCCTGTGGGGCTGCAGATTATCGGCAAAGAATTCGATGAGAGCACAGTGCTGCGCGTCGCGCACGCCTATGAACAGCATACCGATCATCACAAGCAGCGTCCGCAGCTGTAA
- the gatC gene encoding Asp-tRNA(Asn)/Glu-tRNA(Gln) amidotransferase subunit GatC, which produces MSITVKDVQHVARLARLHLSPEEEAVFTEQMNAILQYAEKLSGLDTEGVEPTTHVLHVSNVMREDVVKESLSIEDVLLNAPEEEDGQFKVPAVLE; this is translated from the coding sequence ATGAGCATTACCGTCAAGGATGTGCAGCATGTGGCCCGGCTGGCCCGCCTGCATTTGAGCCCGGAAGAAGAGGCTGTGTTTACGGAGCAAATGAACGCCATTTTACAATATGCGGAAAAATTGAGCGGACTGGATACGGAAGGCGTAGAACCGACGACACATGTGCTGCATGTCAGCAATGTCATGCGCGAGGATGTTGTGAAGGAGAGCCTTTCCATAGAAGATGTACTGCTGAACGCGCCGGAGGAAGAGGACGGACAGTTCAAAGTACCGGCGGTCTTGGAATAA
- a CDS encoding ABC transporter permease subunit gives MRNALIFYRKEMLEAVRSYKLLWIPVVFIILGMMQPISAYYMPEILRMSGDVPPGMLELYKMPGAGEVMAKSIGQYGTVGLLVLALSAMNSFAGEREGGAAELVLARPLTPIAAASAKWLAQLTLLALSLGLGAACAGYYTVRLIGSLSWSGVLAASAMYGLWLMCAVSLTLLFSACLRAPAAAFLSLAAAAALALLHSLLPRQLNWSPAALPQLSAQALTQQSVSPADWTFPVLSGIALIVLCFLGASVLFGRHKLPRF, from the coding sequence ATGAGAAACGCATTGATTTTTTACCGGAAAGAAATGCTGGAGGCGGTTCGCAGCTATAAGCTGCTGTGGATACCGGTCGTGTTTATCATTCTCGGGATGATGCAGCCGATCTCGGCCTATTATATGCCTGAGATTTTGCGAATGTCGGGCGATGTGCCCCCCGGAATGCTGGAATTATACAAGATGCCGGGGGCGGGGGAGGTCATGGCCAAGTCGATCGGGCAGTATGGAACGGTAGGCCTGCTCGTGCTCGCTCTCTCTGCGATGAACAGCTTTGCGGGCGAACGTGAGGGAGGGGCCGCGGAGCTGGTGCTGGCGAGGCCGTTGACTCCAATTGCGGCCGCTTCCGCCAAGTGGCTGGCGCAGCTGACGCTGCTTGCGCTGTCGTTGGGGCTCGGCGCCGCATGTGCAGGCTATTATACCGTCCGGTTAATCGGCAGCCTGTCTTGGAGCGGGGTGCTGGCCGCGTCGGCGATGTACGGGTTATGGCTGATGTGCGCCGTCTCGCTTACGCTCCTGTTCAGCGCCTGCCTTCGGGCCCCCGCCGCGGCCTTTCTGTCGCTCGCGGCCGCAGCGGCTCTCGCTCTGCTGCACTCTTTGCTTCCCCGGCAGCTGAACTGGTCGCCCGCCGCTCTGCCGCAGCTGTCCGCTCAGGCGCTCACGCAGCAGTCCGTCTCGCCTGCCGATTGGACTTTTCCGGTACTGTCGGGAATTGCGCTGATTGTTCTTTGCTTTTTGGGCGCCTCGGTATTATTTGGACGCCATAAACTGCCACGCTTTTAG